In the genome of Cyclopterus lumpus isolate fCycLum1 chromosome 19, fCycLum1.pri, whole genome shotgun sequence, the window ttagACTATATGGTTTTTGGCATTTCCAAAATGTACGCAATTACGCacagaacaacaacatcatgtttaatatatatatagttaaaacatgttatgtgttttctggtaaaaaataataatttagagGACATGGAGAGTCGTTTTTACTCACTGTCCCTGGCCGAGGGACGcaggtttttttcctttcaagGGGAAACGCATTTTGGCACAACACCGGCGGCGAAAGACACTGCGCGTCTTTGTGCGCGGCCGGCGCGGCAGCTCCTCTGAGGTCTGGACTGTTGATCCCGGAGGGACGTGGACAAACAGCTCGGCCGGAGAAAATTCCTCCGTCTCTAATTTCTTGGCCCCTCTCTGCTCTGGGGGTCTTGGGAACAAAGCGTGGTATGCCGCTAATATATCATAAAGGACTACAGTACAGTCAGCGTGATTTCCATGCAACCTTAAAGTTGACTTCAAATGAACATTACAAATCTAACCTGTATGCTGTAATTCACTCAGTCCACTCCGCCAGGTCCATCTCTGACTCAGCAGTTTGGACGGAAAGGTTTCAGCATGGCACCATTTCACCGTGCCAACATTTTGAGACCCCAAATTTCAGAGTGTGGAGCTATTCATGTCCATTCCTGCGGATCAAGACTGTTGATCCGACATGGGAATGTGGTTTTAAGGCATTCCAGTGAGGACTGGGGCAGCGGAGTCTGAGCAAAATAAATCTAATCCCCAAAAGTACAGAATGATGGAGATATTGTTAAATTGAGCTTTAGTGAGGGAATGTCAAACAATGGGACACACGCCTTTCTCTGATATGGAGTTTTTCAGGCGGTGGTAAATCTATAGAATATATGCAGTGTAGGTCTATCCTAGGGGCCCCTGATTGTTTCTGAGCTTGGCATCatctttacatttattattttgtgtgcatGGGTCTTCCTGTTGTTAACAAGTTCCTGTAGTATATGTACCAATAAATACTCAATAGCACCAGTGTTTACGATTCTACTTCAGTATTATCACGTAAAATGTTCTGAAAGTAAAACTACTCGTTCTGCAGAAAAATGTCCCGCTGTAACCGATTATAGATTATACCGTTGCATTGAGTACTGTGTAATGAGCATTTTACGTACATTAAACAGTTCATGTTGGTTGTCCAGTGGTTTtatacattataaaaaaagGATGGCATTCCAGCTTGAAAAAATGTCCCTTCAAAGCATCACCTGAAGTTGGAGACAATACAAAGCAAAGTTCTGTTTCCCAAATCTGTGTTGATTTTTTTGGGACTTTAGAGTGGAAATGTCTCTTTGAAGGAACAACTCTTGATATCTGAAACTTGACAAGTGGCCCCAACCGGACACTGCTTTTTTGAGGGGTCAGAAGCCAACATGGTTGCCTTGTATTTCCGAAgttgatatcttttttttttttttttatgcaaaataTTAATCTGAGCCAGAGGTGGTCTGTGGTCCTGGTCCATCCGTCTCATAGCATTCAACAAATGTATATAGACTACGTTAAATAATTAAGTTTGATGAATATTAGACAGCCCAACAGGTTCTGAAGGTCTAGCAACAGGTTTTTACATTGATCCTTAAAGGGAAGATATTAAAGGACGTTTAATAACAAACTATGCAGGGTCATAGGTGTGAAGCACTGCACACAGTTCAGCAGTGTGccgagagaagaagagtgaatGATGTTgattcagtgtttttctctgtaGTCACTGCCTTGGCCAAATAAGTGAACTGTGAGGCAGTGAATGAACTAATGGGTCAGTCGTGGTACCTCAAATCAAGTCAAAACAGCAGCCAGTTGCTGGTGACTTGTCACTGCGGGTGAAAAAGGAAAACTATTTACCGTGTCTCTGGCCAAGAGGAGCGTCCGTAAAGACCACATGCAATAGCGTGAATGAAGTAAAAGCTGTTATTTCCCCCCTTAGATGTTCTCCCAGCTCTGTCCTGACACCCTCTGGGTCCTGCTGCTCGTCGGCATCCCTGCGGCTCTCACGGCAAAATGTCCTCAGCAGTGTGTCTGTGACCAGATCCAGCTCACGGTGACCTGCGTCAACAGGAACCTGACCCAAGTTCCTCCTGCCGTTGACGAGGtctcttactcacacacacacacacgcgccgaCATATCTACAGTAGGTTTAGTTTCGATCTGGTTCTCATGTGGGATCCGCTTTCTTTATAGATCACAGTGAAATTAGATCTTCGAGGCAACGACATCCAGGAGCTGGCCAGCGGGGCTTTCAAACACACTCCTTATCTGACTCACCTGTCGCTGCAGCGCTGTAACATCCGCAGGGTGAAGGAGGGCGCTTTCCGTGGCCTCGGCCGCCTGGTCTTCCTCAACCTGGCCAACAACAATGTCGACATACTCTACCAGGTCTCACAATTGTCCACAGCCATCATTTATTCCATGGTTTCTTCAAACCCCACCACACCCAAACGCTTTTTCAGTTCAGCAATATGATAATTTCTGTCTTCCTTTGTGAGCCCAGGAGTCATTCGACGGCCTGTCCTCGCTGAAGCAGCTCATGATCGACCGTAATCGCGTGGAAGAGATCCAGCCTGGAGCTTTCTCTCAGCTCGGCTTCCTCAACCTGCTCTCCCTTACGCACAACCAGCTGGTCTACATCCCCAACATGGCCTTCCAGGTAGCAACATGGCAAGCTGAAAAAGGCGGTTTTGAGAACATGCAGACATGTCTcctgttgttgaaatgtgtcaaTTAAAATGGCGACATTTTCTCCCTCCAGGGCTTGCAGAATATCAAGTGGCTTCGTCTCAGCCACAACTCTCTGAACTACCTGGACACCGAGGCCTTCGCCGGTCTGTTCACGCTCACCCGTCTCAGTCTGGACCACAACGAGCTGCAGTTCTTCCCCACCGAGCCCATGACCAGGTGGGCTGCTTGGCATGATGACGCTAGTCACTGGCATCTGTGATCTGCCATATCTATACATAACTCTCAGTCTACTTAAGGACACTTTTTCTAATGAAAAGTGCTACATATCGAATAAAAggcccaaaaaaaagacataggTTAACATCACAGTTGTTAGTTTCTTGGAGGGGAAATAGATCTCATCGCTCTAATATGTTGTAACATTCGATTGGACTAATAAAGCTGAAACTTCTCTGCCTCGCTATCCAGACTGCCTGAGTTGACTCGCCTCGATATGAGCTACAACCCAATGACTTACCTGGGAGAGGAGGTTGTGTCCATGGCCAAACTGACCCACCTCTTCCTGGACCACATGTCCCTGCAAGACATGGCCAACACAGCTGTATCGAAATGCCCCAGCCTCATCCACCTGGACATCAGCTACAACCAGCTGCGTGTCGTCCAGCCCTTCTCTGAAGGTTCACCAAAGCTGGCACGCCTCAACCTGGCTGGGAACCCCATCTACTGCAACTGCTACTTGCGTCCACTCAGGTACAGCAGACCATTGTGGATCTCAAACTAATGGCAGCCTGACTAGTCCTCAGAGCTTTAAGTCCGTCAACCAAAAGATcctctttgtatttctttaccTCACTCCAGGGAGTGGTCGATCCGGAGCAAGGTAAAGCTGATGGGGACATGTGGAGGACCGGCCCATCTGTCAGGAGAGAACCTGGAGGCTGTTCACCCTCCCGAGCTGCGTTGTCAGAGCCAGGAGGCCATGTTGAAGGCCGAGTATGAGGAGGCAACCAGGATCACGCCACCGCCCACACAAGTGCCAGAGAACAAGATCAAGTGTCCCGTCAACTGCGTCTGCGAGGTACTACATACTGGGCTGTGTGATGTTTTGagatttgttttgtgtctgcatAGCATTTTTAATCTCATTCTTTGGACAAACATAAAAAGTTTAGCTTACAGCCTCCTGACTGTAGCTTCATATGTAGACTATAGACGtgagagtggtattgatttTGGTAAAAAATGTTGTAGTTCTGTAAGCACATTTCTTAAAATGACGACCTATTCCTTGAACCATCGGTAGCTAATGGTAACACTTTAAACAGAATGTCAATCTCCCTGTCTTCAGGCCGAGACACACCACTCCTCGTGTGAGAACCGCGCTCACTCCAAAGTTCCTCGGGGTTTCTCTTCCAACACGCGTCTCCTCGACCTGCGTGGCAACCACTTCCACTACATCCCCAGCAACAGCTTCCCCGGTGTTGCTCAGGTCGTGTCCCTACATCTGCAGCGCTGCAAGATCACGGAGGTGGAGGGCGGGGCTTTCAGTGGAATGAAGGGACTGATCTACCTGTACCTGTCGGAGAATGACATCACTTCCCTCAGCCCTGACGCCTTTAAAGGTCTTTTCAATGCCAAATTAAATTTGTAGAAATTATTCTCATTCATCTATCAGTACTCAAGTTCAATTTCTATAATCTAAATCTGCAGGCCTCCCTCAGCTGACTTACCTGCACCTGGAAAAGAACCGCTTCACCGGTTTCCCCAAAGGAGCCTTCCAACTGGTTCCCAGCCTGCTGGCGCTTCACCTGGAGAACAACTCCATCCCCAAGCTGGAGCCGGACAGCTTGACCGGAGCTGAGGGCCTCAGAGCCCTCTACCTCACCGGGAACATCATCAATCAAGTGTCACCCAGGGCTCTGGACCAGGCCGGTGACCTTGATACGCTCCACCTGGGAGGAAACAGGCTGAAGGAGGTGCCCACGGAAGCGCTGAGCAAGACGGGAAATCTCAGAGACCTGAGGCTGTCTGGGAATTCAATCCGCTGGGTGGGGCCGGATGCTTTTCGACCACTGGGGAGGTCACTGAAGGAGCTGTATCTGGATAACAtgggactggagaaggtgagtgGGCTCTTGACGCGCCGCTACACTTTCCAACAGAAGCCGAgaccttcctcttcttttttctttaacctGCACAGCTTCAGGATCAGCCACAAATTATTTCACAGAAGTTATTCCAGTTGTCTGACCAGATCTCTCGTACTCAGATGTCACAGACCTCCCTGGCAGGTCTGAGTCCAGGGTTGAGGAGTCTCTTCCTGGAAGGCAACCACCTGGAGGAGGTGCCTGACCTTCACCCTTTTACTTCTTTGGAGGTCATCAACCTGGCCGACAATCCTCTGATGTGTGACTGCCCTCTGCTGCCACTACGCATGTAAGAGGATTGCAATATGAGTGGAGTCAGAAATGACTGGGTTTTGAACAGGACTTTTTAAAGCCCGCAATTTTTTATAGGGATGATGCTTTATCTATATATTATTAGTCAACTCCCAATGACCCAATCAAAAAGTATATTTGGAACCCTTGATTACATTCCACTCCGAGTTGTAGCTATGCCCGTGTCATATTGTAGCTTCTAGTACCATCCTTTGTGATGGATAATTTAGTGtttggtcatttttttttacaacattacTTGATTTTGCCTCTTCATCTAGGTGGATTGAAAAAGTCAACCTGAAGGTACGAGCCACCTGTGCCAATCCCCCTGAGCTGCGTGGTCGCAGGGTCAAGGACGTCCACGTCTTCAAGGCCTGTCCCGGGGGCGAGAGCCTCCCTGCTCCCCCTACCGCCACCCCGAAGCCCGCCAAGGCGCCCAAGGCCACCAAACCCAAACCAATGCACCTCAACAGTCTTCGGCAGGTCAAAATGCTCAGAGCCAAATCCAAACTTCGCAAAAGTCTGAACACAAAACCGTCAGTAGCCAAGAAAACCACCAAGAGAGGCAGCATGGCTTGAACCAGCTGATACTgatggtttaaaaataaaacctgctTGAGGTTCAACCATGGATTCAACTCTCTAAAACTGTGACCGTTTCCCCATTTTCCATCAGCAAGTGTAGTTTGTTTTGCAGTACAGTATTTTCTCTTTGCGGTCTAATCAATACCgttaaaaaggtaaacaaatatttttctagtcaagaaaataaatagaaaaccaGTTCATCAAGCTCTGTTTCACTAGATTTAGTTACTAAATGATGCAGCCTTTGGCTTTATGCTCACTACCCTTAACCACTACACCACAACTGCAGAATGTACCGATTTAGATACCTTGAGACAACATACAAAATCAGCAAGTTGAGGaacagtgttttttcttttttatcagtTATCTCatattaacaacaaaaaagacaacatctggatataaaacaggaaacaataaaacattacaacaaATATTTGTCTGCTATGCCAACCCGACATTCATATTTACAGGTTTGATGTGAGAACTTCAACATGCAGAAAATGAGGTCGCTGGTCCTTGTGAACTACACACAGTGGTCAATTaagtatttaaacaaaaaaactgtttcTAATACTATTCATGGCCAGTGTATTTTCCATCAATACCTATTCATTGGATCTACAGTCGAAGCCCAATCTCTTCACTCATCCGGTTGTCGTCTTCATTCTTCAACATACTCATCTCATGTCTCCATTCCTGCAGCCTCCCCTGTGGTGTCCTGCTCTGTGTTGCTCTCTAAAATATCAACGTCATCTCCTTGGCTCCGCTTGTTTTCGCTCTGCTCCATGTTGCTCTCACCACTAAAGCTCTCTTCCAATGATTCACTCTCTTCACTTCTTTCTGATGTCGGTTCAATGGGCTTTTCATCTCCTACGTTTTCTATGCTTCTCTGCTCTGGTGACTGATGTCGTCCTGACTTACTCGGCTCCCCTCCCTTCTCCTGTTTCATTATACCAAGAGGGACTTGTTGAGGGTTGTCTGGAGGTTCAATGGGggtctccatctccatctcctccacttTCACCTGCACTGCAAAGACTATGGAGACAGAATTATAATCACCAAATTACCAAAACTGTCTCACAAAAATTAGAAGAAAATGAGCAGCATGTTGTGCACGTCTGTCCACTTACTTTCCTGCTCCTCTGGCTCAGTCTTGGGCTGGATGAGAGACACTTTTGGAGGACGATTGTGGTCTTCTAGCACTGGAGGACCGGCAGTGCTACTGGCCTCAGATTGCTGACCAACATCATCTTTAACTTGGTGCTGAGAGAGCCTCttctttgcatttttctttcctATTGAAAACAAAAGGAGATGAATGTTACATAGATAGTGGTATAACAATCAGAGGTAATAAACTACTAAATATGAATCTGTTTTCTGTGTCAAGACACAGTACTCCACAGTCAAAACTTACTCCTTTTCCCATGCATAGGGGCCTTGTATTTCTTATTCTGTGCCGGCTGGTTTTCCAAATCAACtggaaaacagaatgaaaacaccTGTCACTTTTATACAGGGTCAAAGTCATCCACACACCGCTAACCACTAGTCACTTCGCTGTGACAGCAAGGACTACAGGTTAGAGAGGCAAACTGGAGTTTTCTGCCCCATTTGGTCTTTGATTTCACCACCTGATGGAAACACCTCAATCCCAGTACACTGGCTCAGATTTCCAGCTGAGGGTATTGTTATTGAATGGGCCTTTTACCGAGTCCTGGGGGAGGCTGGAGCTGGTAGCACATGAGGTCACACCAGCCAACGGGGTAGATGTCTGGGGACTGGTAGTCGATCCACTGGTCAAACTCATCCTCCCAACCGTCAAAGTGGATGAGCAGCAGGCGGCCCACGTAGCGCTTCACGGTGGCCACGCACACCAGGCGCGGCTCCATCAAGTCCACCGCCTCCAACTTCATGTTGGGGGAGAAGCTGTGGCCCGGGTAGTCCTGAAGAAATAGACACACTGGGGGGTTCAAATGCTGTTCGAAGAAGTTTCTTTTTCTATCAAATACAACATTCTGACTACAAACAAATTGTGGATGTGATCACATGTGTATGTTGCTAAACAGAGAGCACAAATGCTACACAAGGTTTGGACTTCCTGTCTTACGGCGTTAAACAGTCGTGCCGGTGAAGCTTTAGCGTTGGTCTTCTTCAGGTATTTATCCCAGGTGAAGGTCTGATAGTCATAGTCTGCCGAGACACAGAGAAACCAGGGCGTATCTTCATTAACAGTGTACTGCTTTAGTTTTTACCCCGACTTAATTAGACAACACTTTTCTAGAAACGGATAATAAAGCAAACTAGTACCAGCAGAAAGTGCACAAGTGTGAGCTGAAGCAGAGACGGAATGGAGAGGCATGTTTGCATTTACCTTGAGGCACTGTGAGAGTGATGTTATTCTTTTTACAGAAGTCTACAGGAAGGATGGCATGAGATGAGGCGTGGTAACAAAACCAATCCGAGCCGTTGTTCGATATGGTGCCATCGATACCCACCATCAGGTAGCCATCCAACAGCACCTGGGAGGAGTGGAGGGCAGCAGAGACacataagaaagaaagagctaACAATATAGGAGTTAGTGTGTCAATGGAATATAATTAATAACCACCTCATTCAATGTTCAGTCTGGTCTTACACAAGATtagacaaacacaacacacaaaaccaaaccaaccaaaaaCAGCAGTCTTACCTTGTGTACAGTGGCCACACAGATGCTTCCCAGGTTAAGAGGGTCAATGGCCTCCAGCTTCATTCCTTCCTCAAAGAAACTTCCTTCCATGTAAACAAACCTGGGCTGCAGGTCACACAGGGGTGAGTGGTTGAGTGATTTGTATTATACATATTCCATTAGTAATAAGTGATAAAAACAAATTACTCTTCTTACTTATTTTACTTCACATGTtctattaaagctgcattgttaTTTCTGAATGATGTCTTGAGCAATGACATTGTCCTTACCTTCTTAAAGAGCAGGAATGAGCCATCGCAGGTACCCTTCCAGATGCCGGCTGCAGTTTGCACAGCatttactatttttttaaaagtgtatcgtcatgtaaacacacatcttAAAGTTAAAAGCTTTAGTTCAAGACaagtgtgaaatgtgtgtgtttggaggttTAGTCTTCCTGCATTCTCGAAGTTTAAACTGCTGACTGCTCAGCTGGTTTGTACCACTCTCTTTCCCCAAATCTCCATTTATAAAGTTTTCCTTGCGACTTATTCAAGcacgtttttgtttgtttacttttcttctgtgtttctgtctgtacTGCATGTCATCAATCATATGTCTGGAAACAACTAAATCATTGACCTACCAGGTGCTTTAATATCATGACCCACTCTTTTGGACCAGCCTATTGGGTGCAAGAGGGGACTCCACATGTGGCACCAGAAACCAGAGAGTGTATTGTCGGCGGCGTCCATTTGGTCTTCGTACACAAGCCGCAGACGGCCGCCAGTACTGGATTCTACGATGGCCAGGCGAGTCCGACTCACGTGGTTGGGGTCCACCACCTCCACGCGCATACCCGTTTTGAAAGAGTTTCTCATGCTCTCTGCCAACTACAGAGAGGACAGAGCGAGGACGGCAAGGGGACAGAGATTAAGTCCGTTCCATTATCCAAACTCCAGACAGAAAGACCGCCGGGGGATCGGGCCCCTTTTGCTGTGAAGTGGTAGTGGTAGCCACTGCACCACCGTGCAGTCCAGAGATTATTGTGTTTAGtataattaaaacacacttgTGTTGTACAAGACAGATGGGTTATCATGTATCAAATCATTCAGCATTCAGTTATACCTTCATGTAGAAGTCAACAGGTAGAGTGTGGGCCCCCACAAGCGTCACCATCAGATACTCTTTCCAATCTGGGATGTTCTGCTTCACATCTATGGACACAGAGTTTGTCAAAGTAGAGCATGTGCTATTGCTAAATACTCATCACATTTGAATGAATccctccatgttgtttttttctaatccTGAAGTGTGAACCCTCCTCACCTTGTGGTGGCACCAGCAGTTTGCTTGTCATAGCGCACCATCCAATCGGGTTCACCTCCCCCGATACGAGGCTGCACCAAAAATCTCGGCTGCTGTCGTGTTCAAAGCCTTCATATCTCAACAGGGCTTTGTATCCTGGAGATATGGGATGGAAGGAAGACACCAGTCAGTTTCGGACAAACGATGAATTGCAATCAACATGCAGTTCTGAGTTTGGTGGGCTCCATGAATGTTTTGCTCCCAGCCAGCATGACCTAAGGGTGACACCGTAAGTTGGATGTTATGCATGTCCAACACCTTGAACAACAAACTGTTGCAGAGGCTGCCATACGAATCTAATCTAAATGCTCATTCACACCCCAATAGCAAAGACACTTCCACACGCAGACTTGAGGAGCCGGGTATCGAACAGCCCTTCTACCGATTAGTGGATGACCTGCTTTACCTCCTGAACACTTGGCACACTACACTACAATTTGCTGTGGATATATTTACATCAGAGAATGACAGAACAAAGTCTCGTGTCCAGTTTTTGGCCAGCCATTTTCGTATCATGTAATAATAACTTATTAACAAACAAAGGTTCTCTGTTTCTCGGCAGACATTCAGTGTTACTCATCAACACTCATCATTGTGTGTATCCTAGCAAATGTGTTGAATGCATCTCTTTcctaataaaacatttgcacCGCTGAGTTTTATGGTATTTTAAATCCAGGATTATTTACATCCATgggtcttcttcttcatcttctccttttATGCCTTTGCTGGTGCAATGCAGCGTATCGTGGCATGACAGATGCTGTAGAGCAGTGAAATAGTGCGAAACCATTGGCAGGAATGTGTACACATGCATCTACGAGATCAAGAAAGTGGAGGCCAACTTGTGTTAACACAGATCCATAGGAGCCAAAAACTCCACGGAAAAGCTTTCAGATTGGCaacaaataagaaaataaatgcaacaaCTGCTCAAATTCATAATCATAAAACAGATAATTCTATGGTGGAAAGGCCTGTCAAAATAAACACTGAGAGACAGATGTACACACCAGCAATCTGGATGACGGTAGCAATCCAGTAGACTTTACTCGGCAGCACTGCGTTTGTGTTCAGGACCTCCACCTTCATCCCCAGAGTGACGTCGTCCCACTGGGCACACAGGGAAGCCTGCAGGTGGGAGGTCAGATGTTTCCTTACAGATCATCAGTGTGGGGACTTTTACACGTTCATACATTACCAAGGGATCTCAAGAGTTATTCTCAAGACTGCTGAGAGTTTACTTCTCATGTTTAACGGATTATTCAGCAATGGATGCTGTTCTTTATATGTTCGACTGGGGTTTTTTCCATGCTGTTGAAAATACTGTTTGAAAGGCTGTTTGTATGCAAGTCTAAGTTTTTACATAAGTTGGCATGATTGTCCCTACTATAACACTAGAGGCAAATCAGGAACATATTTTCCAATTACACATCGCAGCTCAGACTCACATGTCTGAAGCAGGACACTGAAGCAGCCAGAGAGTTTTCCTTCTCCAGGTAGGCGCCCCATTCAAAACCTGCAGCCGATGCtacaagatggagagagaacagaggaaTTCAGATTTTGTGAGATGTTTGCGTACATGTACTCTGTATGCAACTGTTAATGTTCCCAAACAAACACCAAATACCTGTTAAAGTTGTGCTTTGCAGGATAAATAAATGGTCGACTACAAAATCGTATGGCCCAGTTCAGACCTAGTGTCttgtgtgaagacatgttcgAGTACACACCGGACTTCATGTCTCAAATGTAAGATACTTTACTCCTTGAAATCTGACTTTGTACGGCCATGATGTAATTTTGATTCCTTGTGTGTTCAGTGGCCTCACCATTCAGTGCTGGTGGGGCTGGAAGGAGTTTGTTCACCTTGTTCAGCACTGTGGCTTTTTTTGAGGGGGGCCTTCCCTGAAGAGAGGAACACAAAGAAGGATTGAGCAAAGTCGTCTCATCGTCCTCGTTTTTTGTGGTCACTTCTCCACCTGAAGCAAGTTGGACCACATTGACGCATATGCTTGATAAGGAAATTGGGGATTTTCAAAGAGAACACTGGCAAAGAAACACATGCGTCTGTAGTAAGTTGGTTCTGTATTCATAGGTGAACAGCAATATTCTGAAAGTTAAAATGAGGACTACTAGTAGCTTTAAAATGCCAAGATGATTTAGTCAAAAATAAAACTGCTTGGGAGGGAAATTAATTAGCCCTCCTACAAAACTtctcacagaaagaaagaccTGGCAACATGTTTCCCTTTATTGCAGAATAAACTAAATAACATCCAATAATATCAGAAATCTGTACAATCATGTTTTTCCAGCATTAGAATGGAAGagacatacaaaacacacacacaataaattaCTTTTACAGTTACATATAATTACATGATGAGAAGGTTTGGCAAAGGGCTGCAATGAACAATGGTTTTCATTATCAAGCAATCAGCCAACGATGATAAATAAATCAATTCACTGATTTGTCAGAAAatagcaccaaaaaaaagacagctcAGTAATTTTTAGACAGCCAAAGTTGATGTTTAAAatgctcaacaacaacaaccacaacaacaacaactttagtCTGCTGTCAAAAAGgacttctgtctctttttcttccccttttttctccaATGGGGAGAAGTTGACTTTCTTTTGGTGAAATACTGCCACCATGTGTTCATAACTAagttatgaaaatataaatatacccAACAAATGCATACATTTGGTGTACTGAATGTCTATCTCACGTTGAATTTTGgggaaatactttttaaaaaatgtgtatgtCCATTTGATAGATTGGATTGGTGCAGCCATAAAAACATCCAGTCTTGGATCTGAATGCGTCTCTCTGTGAAACATCCCATAGTTTCAACTACAGCTTTTCTTTGTATGATGGGATAGTCTAAGAGTGGAATAAGATGATTTTACAAACAATAAAGCTACTTAAAGAGTAGCTTTTGGCCGAGTATCCTCTTTAACAACTAAGGAAGCAATGGCTATCACAAATACCCCAAACATGGTTTAATCCGGATGCTTTTCAGTACTGAAACAAGAAGTAGCAGACCACACAGACTGCATGTTCCTTTAAGTCAGTGCTGCGGACACTTTGCATGGCTAAAAATAATCAATCATCAATCATCGTTACGACGGTGGGGAAGAAATAGCATTGAAATAATTCCAAAATACAGTTGCTTATACTCTAGAAGGAAGGCTAGGATTATGTTAAAAATCTACCAACATTCTGTATTCAAAATTATTTGTGAAGCAATGCAATTAGAAAACACTCACTCTGGACACGAACATTGTCCCCTATAACTAACTTACTGTCAGATACAGCATTAGTACACACGGCAGACAACCACCGACACAAAGAACATGTTTTTGATGAACACTTCTCTTCGAACAAATGTGTACGCTCACCATAATGCCAAAATTCAGAAAAGTTAgtgtaattatttaattatgcaACATAATTAACTACAACTGCTCCATTGGTGTCAATTCCAGCGCTGTGTGTAAAACTCAACAAATGAATAACTAGAAAAGGTGCACTTGGTAGAGTGTAGATCTCTGCCACATGTGAATGCAACAACCAAAGACAAGCGAGGATGAATGCAGGCAATCGGCTCGGAAGTCGTCGCATGAGACTCGTCACGCAATCCAATCCAGAACTAAATTAAACTCAGCAAGCTGTCTGCGTAGCAGCGGCAAGTGGTGACGATGCACTCCGCTGTGTTATCACTCGTGGCCCCTGCCGGCCAAAGGCCAGCCAAGAGTAGTgggtgaggagtcagcaggtaGTCAATGGATGTATGAAACGGGCAATAAAATATCTTTTGAGTTAAGTGTGAATCACCGCAACCACGAGAgctccttgagcatgcagccataactagCCACCGAAAGATATTATGCAGTttgcataaaacaaacaagtacAAACTTTTGCtctttggtaaaaaaaacaattaaaaaaaaacagatgaactAAAATATTTTGTCACCTGCAGTCGTGCCAGTATGGAGGACTTCTT includes:
- the chadlb gene encoding chondroadherin-like b, with translation MFSQLCPDTLWVLLLVGIPAALTAKCPQQCVCDQIQLTVTCVNRNLTQVPPAVDEITVKLDLRGNDIQELASGAFKHTPYLTHLSLQRCNIRRVKEGAFRGLGRLVFLNLANNNVDILYQESFDGLSSLKQLMIDRNRVEEIQPGAFSQLGFLNLLSLTHNQLVYIPNMAFQGLQNIKWLRLSHNSLNYLDTEAFAGLFTLTRLSLDHNELQFFPTEPMTRLPELTRLDMSYNPMTYLGEEVVSMAKLTHLFLDHMSLQDMANTAVSKCPSLIHLDISYNQLRVVQPFSEGSPKLARLNLAGNPIYCNCYLRPLREWSIRSKVKLMGTCGGPAHLSGENLEAVHPPELRCQSQEAMLKAEYEEATRITPPPTQVPENKIKCPVNCVCEAETHHSSCENRAHSKVPRGFSSNTRLLDLRGNHFHYIPSNSFPGVAQVVSLHLQRCKITEVEGGAFSGMKGLIYLYLSENDITSLSPDAFKGLPQLTYLHLEKNRFTGFPKGAFQLVPSLLALHLENNSIPKLEPDSLTGAEGLRALYLTGNIINQVSPRALDQAGDLDTLHLGGNRLKEVPTEALSKTGNLRDLRLSGNSIRWVGPDAFRPLGRSLKELYLDNMGLEKMSQTSLAGLSPGLRSLFLEGNHLEEVPDLHPFTSLEVINLADNPLMCDCPLLPLRMWIEKVNLKVRATCANPPELRGRRVKDVHVFKACPGGESLPAPPTATPKPAKAPKATKPKPMHLNSLRQVKMLRAKSKLRKSLNTKPSVAKKTTKRGSMA